The genomic segment TACTGTCTTATTTACGGAGTGACCTGCTTTTTGTCCGCGCTCGCTTTGGAGTGCTTAAAATAGCGCTGTTTGGTTCTTATGCTGCCGGCAGACAGAAACGATCGAGCGATATCGATATTTTGGTTCAATTCAAAGCCAGCGCAAAAACATTCGACAATTACATGGACCTGAAATTCTATCTCGAGGATAAATTCAACAGCCCGGTCGACCTGGTAATAAAAGAGTCACTGCGCCGGGAATTA from the bacterium genome contains:
- a CDS encoding nucleotidyltransferase family protein, whose translation is MKALRKSATSKRILSYLRSDLLFVRARFGVLKIALFGSYAAGRQKRSSDIDILVQFKASAKTFDNYMDLKFYLEDKFNSPVDLVIKESLRRELKPNILAQALYV